AATTCGAGGGAGTATAAAGGTCGTTCTCGTTCCAGGTTCCCACCACATTATTCACGATCATATCCATCCACTTACGATCATGGTGAGTGTACTGTAACGCTTGAGCTAGTAATTTATCGGTTGAAACAAGCTCTACAGTCTTTTGATCAAGGTTGACCATGACATCAGCTAGCTTATGCTTTTGTTCCAATATCAGGCTGTTAGACGTCCCGATTACATACCATTTAGTCTTGGAAGATGTCAAATCGTCTAATTGTTGCAACGGAGTATATGGGGAAAATAATCCTCCCTTACCAAATATTTGTAACGGGAAACCGAGGAAACGCAGTACCGATTTCCTATCACTGGACTTAAAGGAATCACACGCTGTCAAATTACTTTCGTACTTATGTAATAAGGGGGACCCACAATCATCAAGGTTGGAAATCAAGTGTGGTATCAAACTTATCAAACCAAATTGTAGGCTGCAAAGCTCCTCAACATTACTGCCATAAAAGATCATTTTTCGCTCCAGAAGTATAGCTTTCAAAATGAGCAGCACATCCTTTCtaaatgtatatattattttGCGTAGACTTAAGCCGACGTAAAGATTAGACTCATCAAGGAGACTTTTGGAATTAAACATACTTTTGAGATTTTGGTATAAAGTGTGTAATATTGTCTTATCAGAAAAATCCCTCTGAAGGAACAGCGCATTCGTTACAATGCTTAGCTTGTCTTTAATCTGACCAAAGATCGGAACCCTGGATATTACAACCAGAGACTTTTGTACAATTGACCTTGTAACATCGTCTCCTTTATTCAGTAATTGGTCTGATTTTATTTGCCTTGCGCATGAAATCGCAAATAATGTAGTGCAAGCATTCAAATTCTCATCTGTGACCTCATCAATACAGTTTAAACCTCTATGATCTTTATCATCATATAATAGTGTAAAGTAGGTGAATGTCTCCTCAAATGAATGTGATCCATCCGGTAGCGCCTGGAAGGGCAAATTATTCCATGTACATTCTTTCAATTCATCACTATGCCAGTGCTCCATCTCAGGCCCTCTCGTATGATGGAAATCGACCAATGCTACCCCAAATACAAGGTTTGGACACACTTCCCGGCTGTGTGCAGTCATCTTGACTACTTTTGGATTTTTTATCCTTGATTTATGGTTGTAGTCTATATCAATACCTTAAAGTAGATAAATTGACGGTGATCTTATGCTGTAtatatcacgtgattaTGTATTGCAAATTTGGACATCCTATTTTCAAACGTCTTGGACAGAAATGCCTAAAATATACAGAGAACATATAAAGAACATTCAACCCAAGTTGATATGGTGGATTATGAGGTATTACTTGATGATTGCGTTGATTATATTTCGGCGGAGATATTTAAGGATCTTCCTAAAACAGCAGTAAGCGCACCAGTTAGTAGTTGTTCACTTGGGGATGAAAAACTGTTAGATGGAGATTGGCCTCCGTTAGAATCTGTTACAGATCCTGGGATAAGGAGAGATATGCAGTTATGCACTTTCAGAAAGATTCTGTTGGATATTATGAGATCAAAtgaagctgaagaagaaaacgAGGTTTGCTTACGAAAACTGGCAGTGACGCTCGATAGCGTTCATTACCTTCAATTATCTGTAAAAAACAGGGAAACTGAGGGATGGGCTAATATGTGGATGAATCTGTATTTTGATTTGGCCAAGAGTGTAATTCAGTTTTTAAAGCTTCCTGATACGCTGCTGTCTTTTTTTGATTATTTTGAGAGTCGACTTCAATGGTACTTACAAGGCCAAGAAATAGATGTATTCTATGGTGACAATAAATTATCATCAGGAATTAGACTTCCACTTTCAAGATTTCTGTATTACTGCAATGAGTTTACTCGTCAAATGGAGGTTCAGTCGAAACTGAATACACCGATGCACTACAGGGTCCTGAACAAGATACAGTGGTTTGTATCTCAGCTGTTACCAATTAATGAGAACTGCAACTTCAATAAGTCCGGAGTAATAATGGGACAGCTGCCGGATTCAATATGGGTTGGCAAGTTAGGAAAAAACCTTGGAGGACGTTCTCCTTCATTATACACTGATTGGAACCTATTCGTCGAAGAGTTCTTACTCGACCCAGTTGGAATTATGCTCTTGCCATTGAGAGAGAGACAAAGCTTTGAAGACTATACAAACGACATTGTAGATTTCATTATTGACAAAGAGGCTGCCTACTATACACAGCGTGCTGATATAAAAAAAGAACCtaataattttaaaaaCGATATCCTAGGCCATGAGTTAGCTGAGAATTTTGCGAATTTCTACTTTAAAGGTGGACAGGATAGTCGTGTTACAATTTCTGACTCCAAATCTGGATTTTGGAAGCGCTTCTCTGAATTACAAAACTCTATGGATAGGTTAATACATCCTTTACCTCTTGAGTTATGCACCAATGATGAAAATGCATTCAATACACAAATGGAAACAATCCAATGGGATACATACAGAAAAGTTGCTCTTATGCAGGTAGCAATTACGTGTAACATGGTGGATATCATTATGCGCGATGATACTATATTCAAACAATACGTCGCCAGATACAAGAATATTCACTTTGACAAAAGTTTCCCTTCCGAACCAGTCACGCAA
The Eremothecium sinecaudum strain ATCC 58844 chromosome II, complete sequence DNA segment above includes these coding regions:
- the AVL9 gene encoding Avl9p (Syntenic homolog of Ashbya gossypii AGL180W; Syntenic homolog of Saccharomyces cerevisiae YLR114C (AVL9)), giving the protein MTAHSREVCPNLVFGVALVDFHHTRGPEMEHWHSDELKECTWNNLPFQALPDGSHSFEETFTYFTLLYDDKDHRGLNCIDEVTDENLNACTTLFAISCARQIKSDQLLNKGDDVTRSIVQKSLVVISRVPIFGQIKDKLSIVTNALFLQRDFSDKTILHTLYQNLKSMFNSKSLLDESNLYVGLSLRKIIYTFRKDVLLILKAILLERKMIFYGSNVEELCSLQFGLISLIPHLISNLDDCGSPLLHKYESNLTACDSFKSSDRKSVLRFLGFPLQIFGKGGLFSPYTPLQQLDDLTSSKTKWYVIGTSNSLILEQKHKLADVMVNLDQKTVELVSTDKLLAQALQYTHHDRKWMDMIVNNVVGTWNENDLYTPSNFQFEGSEDFIRWQFEEYLTGLMSSVKLDKFISQNNGYYLIMKTIPPAYLSDNPIVYFNNQWVQLWKKTRNFKMFYYYTDDRLFDLFEPKHVHNVTDSMSAWQQKFIRSFKMLNRSDSRVNEGSHSEVNNCELKSPDSTSSTEERRCTEHIRQGSSGWNSWKEYFNTRLKRRSDDSPSISRKYGSSGTPTDGVVEDSLNELDLNSTKKSDISSDVKSLPSNIVENPWK
- the HPR1 gene encoding Hpr1p (Syntenic homolog of Ashbya gossypii AGL181C; Syntenic homolog of Saccharomyces cerevisiae YDR138W (HPR1)), which encodes MVDYEVLLDDCVDYISAEIFKDLPKTAVSAPVSSCSLGDEKLLDGDWPPLESVTDPGIRRDMQLCTFRKILLDIMRSNEAEEENEVCLRKLAVTLDSVHYLQLSVKNRETEGWANMWMNLYFDLAKSVIQFLKLPDTLLSFFDYFESRLQWYLQGQEIDVFYGDNKLSSGIRLPLSRFLYYCNEFTRQMEVQSKLNTPMHYRVLNKIQWFVSQLLPINENCNFNKSGVIMGQLPDSIWVGKLGKNLGGRSPSLYTDWNLFVEEFLLDPVGIMLLPLRERQSFEDYTNDIVDFIIDKEAAYYTQRADIKKEPNNFKNDILGHELAENFANFYFKGGQDSRVTISDSKSGFWKRFSELQNSMDRLIHPLPLELCTNDENAFNTQMETIQWDTYRKVALMQVAITCNMVDIIMRDDTIFKQYVARYKNIHFDKSFPSEPVTQFKIFSATANRIKEFYKDKDRDFYEVLCEILTSDETYMSAKVTNMSKFKEFNWKLTPIWDPPLFNYSFKKFGFIKLGNKKLNEVWKIESGLETLTALSKSQEDVPFTTYRKLQQDYDKSTLEDLPQKDTKKIMRDWQSLRSLRSQFLFSFNLFDETTGTNGLFNKSLIDDSRGKKAKAYNEVLNTENKKHKALLEAAENYFQQKSLSELETTVNPLKRKHEDDIGTENTSGAESSTSKRIHMDKGSTISDFDAIYDDNKTSPDEPREIGVVQIENPDIESHTEESKYPEKYGKNEIENDEEEEAVPEV